From Methanocella sp., a single genomic window includes:
- a CDS encoding biotin transporter BioY, translating to MPSGLAKDSQRVKKLVYAALFAALTAVSAWVAIPLPYVPITLQTFFVILSGGTLGAYFGGLSMAVYLLLGFMGLPVFARGQSGLGTLAGPTGGYLVGFVLCAVVTGLIVKTRKKPGLLWYMMAMAAGTLVIYACGLAQLCLILHMPAKTAFVAGMLAFIPGDLIKIAVAAFVATKLNFDSEATF from the coding sequence ATGCCTTCGGGGTTAGCGAAAGATTCTCAACGCGTGAAAAAGCTCGTATATGCGGCGCTCTTTGCGGCGCTGACGGCCGTATCGGCATGGGTCGCCATACCGCTGCCCTATGTGCCCATCACGCTCCAGACTTTTTTCGTGATACTGTCCGGGGGCACACTGGGCGCATACTTCGGCGGGCTGTCGATGGCCGTATACCTGCTTCTCGGCTTTATGGGCCTGCCAGTCTTCGCGCGCGGTCAGTCTGGGCTGGGGACGCTTGCCGGTCCCACAGGAGGATATCTCGTCGGCTTCGTGCTCTGCGCCGTCGTCACCGGCCTCATCGTTAAGACCCGTAAAAAGCCCGGCCTTTTATGGTACATGATGGCGATGGCCGCCGGGACGCTCGTAATATATGCCTGCGGCCTGGCGCAGCTATGCCTCATACTGCACATGCCCGCCAAAACGGCGTTTGTGGCCGGCATGCTTGCCTTTATACCGGGAGACCTGATTAAGATCGCCGTCGCTGCATTCGTGGCCACAAAGCTGAACTTCGACAGTGAGGCCACATTTTGA
- a CDS encoding energy-coupling factor ABC transporter ATP-binding protein, whose amino-acid sequence MISLRDVSFSYGACKALDHISFTIERGEHLAIIGPNASGKTTLAMIMNSLLTPAEGNCLVDGVNTKNDPMFARKTVGMVFQDPESQTVARHVWDDVAFGPQNLGLPDEEIKRRVSESLARVGLDGRAGIGVSCLSGGQKQLLAIAGVLAMRPSYTILDEPTALLDGPGCRMVRDAVRGLKKSGIGVIIITHDMEEALLAGRIVALHEGRLVADMPPARLFSDEGLMARIGIRPPYTYQLAKYTGAIPVEAAR is encoded by the coding sequence TTGATCTCCTTACGGGATGTATCCTTTTCCTACGGTGCCTGCAAGGCGCTGGACCATATTTCCTTTACGATAGAGCGGGGCGAGCATTTGGCCATTATCGGCCCTAACGCCTCCGGCAAGACTACCCTTGCCATGATCATGAACTCCCTGCTTACGCCGGCCGAGGGCAATTGTCTCGTGGACGGCGTCAACACGAAGAACGACCCGATGTTTGCCCGTAAGACAGTCGGCATGGTCTTTCAGGACCCCGAAAGCCAGACAGTCGCACGCCATGTCTGGGATGACGTCGCCTTCGGCCCGCAGAACCTGGGATTGCCCGACGAGGAGATCAAAAGAAGAGTGAGCGAGTCTCTCGCGCGAGTCGGACTCGATGGGCGGGCGGGGATCGGGGTCTCATGCTTGTCCGGGGGCCAGAAGCAGCTGCTGGCCATCGCGGGCGTACTTGCGATGAGGCCGTCCTACACCATACTCGACGAGCCCACGGCGCTCCTCGACGGCCCTGGCTGCCGGATGGTCCGCGATGCAGTCCGGGGCCTGAAGAAAAGCGGCATCGGCGTTATCATCATCACGCACGACATGGAGGAAGCGCTCCTGGCAGGCAGGATCGTCGCGCTACACGAGGGGCGGCTCGTGGCCGATATGCCTCCTGCCAGGCTTTTTTCCGACGAGGGGCTGATGGCCCGGATTGGCATCAGACCTCCATATACCTATCAGCTTGCAAAATATACGGGAGCAATCCCCGTGGAGGCGGCCCGGTAA
- a CDS encoding ATP-binding cassette domain-containing protein — protein MPIVARGVSHLYRRGEQCEARALDGIDLTIGDAEFILVGGSGGSGKSTLLKCLSGLMRPTQGRITIDGSAALSIQFPERALFADTVLDDIAFGPVNAGFKKGEALEKAYKAAEVAGLDPGLLGRRPRALSHGQRRLAALAGVFAMKPRYLFLDEPTAGLDPATKERIVDALVSLNRHGTAITAASHDLAHFMPACNRMLVMSQGKVIFDDKPEKLVTLEDTVGLALPESLIVARTLRKMGADVPWDITPEAAAACFRRINEGQC, from the coding sequence ATGCCTATAGTCGCCCGGGGCGTGAGCCACTTATATCGCCGGGGCGAGCAGTGCGAGGCCCGTGCCCTCGACGGCATCGACCTCACGATAGGCGATGCTGAATTTATCCTCGTGGGCGGCTCCGGCGGCTCCGGCAAGTCTACTCTGTTGAAATGTCTTTCAGGCTTAATGCGCCCCACACAAGGCAGGATCACGATAGATGGCAGCGCCGCCCTTTCAATACAGTTCCCTGAAAGAGCGCTGTTCGCCGATACGGTCCTCGATGACATCGCATTCGGCCCTGTGAACGCAGGATTTAAAAAGGGCGAGGCGCTGGAAAAGGCATATAAAGCGGCAGAAGTCGCGGGATTAGATCCGGGCCTGCTCGGCCGCAGGCCCCGGGCGTTGAGCCATGGCCAGCGCAGGCTCGCCGCCCTGGCCGGAGTGTTCGCCATGAAGCCCCGGTATTTATTCCTGGACGAGCCCACGGCGGGCCTGGACCCGGCCACGAAGGAGCGCATCGTCGATGCGCTCGTCAGCCTCAACAGGCACGGCACCGCCATCACCGCCGCATCCCACGACTTAGCACATTTCATGCCTGCCTGCAACCGCATGCTCGTGATGAGCCAGGGAAAGGTTATCTTCGACGATAAGCCGGAGAAGCTGGTTACACTGGAAGATACTGTGGGGCTTGCGTTGCCTGAGTCGCTCATAGTGGCGAGGACGCTGAGAAAAATGGGGGCCGATGTGCCATGGGACATAACGCCGGAGGCGGCCGCGGCCTGCTTCAGGAGGATAAATGAAGGCCAGTGTTAA